TCGTCACCACCCAGGCCGGGACGGTCCGCGTATTCGTCAACGGCGCCCTGCAGGCCACCCCGGCGCTCACCCTCTCGGGCGTTTGCAGCTCGGGTGAGCAGGGCCTTCTCGGGTCCGCAGTGTCGGCAACCAATGAGGTGTTCCTCTACTACACCTCCAACCACAACGGCGACTGCTGGAACCGGGTCTCACGCTTCACCCTGGGAGCCAACAACCTGTTGACCGGCGAGGTGATCCTGCTGGA
This portion of the Actinomycetota bacterium genome encodes:
- a CDS encoding PQQ-dependent sugar dehydrogenase, translating into MRRLLCLMVLVSTLIVFPVPSAGAAFPNDTGFTDTLVGNVASPTSISFASGGRMLVTTQAGTVRVFVNGALQATPALTLSGVCSSGEQGLLGSAVSATNEVFLYYTSNHNGDCWNRVSRFTLGANNLLTGEVILL